TCTCTCCGCTCGCGTATTTCGGTCAGCGCTAAAGGAGCCGTCCTCAGAGGGACCGGGCGATCATGCTGTAACGGGAAGAAGCGGGATTTGGTGGGAAGAGGGGCGGTGTGCCGCACGAAGCAAGGCTCATATCTACACAAGGTAATTCTTATAGAAGGCGTTGCACCCTGATGCTTTCCTTCTCCACGCTGCTGCCATTGTGCTAACATGAAAACGCAAAGGAAagttgtttattacattttatttatttgtttgtttatttatttatttatttatgacaggGATGGTCGATTGTCGAAATATGAGCTTATAAAGAATGCAGCCTGTCCGTCTATAGTACATTGCAAGGTCACAGAATTCCATACACACCTGAAATCTAGGATTGCATTGCAAAAATCGTTTCCTATCCGACAATCATCGTCTTGTAGGCTAATTTTAATGCATAGACTATAACCAATTATGCATAGCTTCCAACCTAACCTTGGTGCTGGGATGGCAAGCTGAGCATCCTATTACTTTCTGAATACACTATGGCACTGATCACTTCATCATTAAGGCTTGACATTTTCTGTGTATATACTCTTATTAGGtctatttatttcaatttgttATAGAAAACCTAGAGATGTATGTTATGTATCTTATCACACTTCTAACTTGGCAATGCTATAACAATCACTAATAATTAAAGCTCCGTGCATTGTCACATGCCTCAAATCGACCTTTTAAACTGTTACCTTATTAACCATgagtgtttttttatatatatatatatatatataaactaaggaAGGCTGTGGAATAAGACCTTGTGTGAGAGACCATGGATGTGAGAGAGACATGCTTTAAAGCTTACTCAGAAAGCTGAGTGCAAGATATTACGATGATTTCACTTCAGCTCTCCGGTTACATAGGTCACAAAAGCAGTAATATCTCATTGAAGACCTACCTGATAATGGTGGTCATCTGCATGTGGGTCATCCCAATTTACAGGGTGCATGTCTGAATTACCTGTCCATAATTGTAAAAAGGGCTGAATCATAATTAATCTGACTGCACATGTTcagcccaaaaaaaaaagaaagaaagaaagaaagaaaaaaagcagtgtAACAAACAGGGAGAGATAAATACATGGGCTGATGCTTTACTGACCTGATTTTAGTGACAGGGATAGTGTGCAAGTAGTCACCACTGCTCCATTAGCCATATCCGTCCTCCGCCTGAGCGACCAGACAAGTCATGGAAATGCCTTTTAAACATGAAGCTGGTCAGGCATGTTTCTGTCACTGAAGGATCTGTTGGCCTGCATGTCTGCAGTTTCCATTTGAAATCTTTTCTATTTTATCTGTTAGCTTAGAGGTTGGTGTAGTAGGTCAACCCAGAGAGATATTCCTACATTTAAAATTGCCAGCTGGATCCTTGATATTTTGGTTAATAGATAATACATAACAAAGGAACCTGCAGGAAACAGCCTTTCTCAGCCTAATAATCCAAAACATCTGACTACTGCAGTCTAAAACCTGATCCCAGATGACCCTGGTACGTACAAAACATGGGGCAGGGCACAAGCTGTCTAAAATCAGGGCCATAAAGTAACATATAATAGCCCTGATTTTATGAGTACTTTTAGAAGCAGGGTTTGGATGTGTCAGGTTTTGTCTGCAATCTGACAGCATGTGATAATCTGCAAAgtgtgatgtacagtatatttagtGAATATTTCCCCCTCTTTTCCCCATTTCTTGTCTTCTCTTTCTGTGTATTCATCCTTTAGGAAAAACACTCATGTTCAAttatcgaaaaaaaaaaaaaaaaaaattctaaagctTCGTTTATGCTGTCCTTttcacatttgatgtttttctcttggagcaaaaaaaaaaaaaaaaaacccatctctGCTCTGAGCAAGTCGATGCAGTGTTTCAGTGGGGGGTAATAGCGGCTCCACTTCAGCCCAGCAAGCAGACAGAAGCTCTGCCAGCTAAAGCAGCCAGCTGGTTGGCCTGCAATACTAGCAGCAGTTGGTTAATAAAGTGGCATGATGTGAAGGGCATTTGACATGCTAAAAGAGTGTTATAATCAGTTCATTGAACGATTACATCACAGCTCAATTCATGCgaactgttacatttattacagGTCACATAATGTGGCAAAATGTCAGATATATTCACAGAAACGCAAAATAATAGCTCTTTAGCTTTCTCAGAAGCAGAACATTTCTAAATGTAAAGAGAATGATTGTAAAGGAAGTTTTATCATgcaagatcttttttttttttttttcctaatcagAAACATTGTAGTTAAGCCCTTTAAGATTTCTTATTGTTTGTGTCAAGATAGCTCTGCTTTGTGGCTGATTTTACACATTGATAGCAACATTGCTATCTGATAAGTCCATCATGATTGTAACCATGATACATGACAGTTAGCATTTCAGCTGACTGTTAGCGCTATGTTGCGACACTCTGGGCACTTGTGACGGTTTCCCTTGATGTCACGTCACAGTTAGATATCCAgattataataatattcataCATCAATAGTGAGAAAACGACTAAAGCCACTAAAATATAATGCACTCTATATTTTACAGAACATGTAGGAACTAGGAAAATACTTACCTTATATATATGCCCTAATAAAAATGGTCTTGTGAACCTTTCATATTTTGGCCATTCATAATTTTAGGTTGTATTAAATGTTATATCCTTGTCAAGGTTATATCCCTGGCAGGAGTAAGTGAATATATACTTTATCCCTTCTCACGTTGTATAGTCAGAAActtgagcagcagtgaagcactATGGAAAATCAATATGAACAGAACCACGTCTCTCTCTTGATGTGGCATCTGTGCTGATCCCTTCTCTTTGTCTCCAAATGATCTTTGGAGACATCATCCTAATTTCAGTGAGTAACTGGATGGCCAGAGGAATCTTTCATCCCTTTATATACAAAGATGAAAGGCTGATCATTATCATACCAAAACCCTGAATCAGTACAGCAGGGGTTTCAGTTGATCTGCCCCAGGCCCAATTGTGTGCATTCTGTCATTCTTATTTTTGACACTTTTCGTTTTATAACAAGAAAAAGTTGTTGTGGAACATTCTTCATCATAGCTTGACCTCAGCTATAAGATATTAGAAAATCTTTTGCACCTCAGGTATAGTTATTGCTGTTCTGTTTACTATATAGACCTGAATTACACACTGAGACAGTTCTGGTTCATCTCTTTCTTCACAGGGGTGGTATTACAACAGTGAACCCAGATGGAGACCCTATTTGTTTATCTGATGGTCATGATCATGGCAGTAAAAGCCCAGAAGATTCAAATATGTCCCAAACGTTGCATTTGTCAAGTGCTGCCACCCAACTTAGCCACCTTATGTGACAAAAAGGGGCTGCTTTTTGTTCCCCCAGACATTGACAGACACACAGTAGAACTGCGACTTGGTGACAATTTTATCACAACTGTCAAAAGGAAGGACTTTGCTAACATGACCAAGCTTGTAGACTTGACACTCTCCAGGAACACAATAGGCTCTATCACACCTCATGCTTTCAATGATCTGGAGAACCTGCGTGCCCTGCACTTGGACAGCAACCGCCTGACACGAATCACAAACGACACCTTTAGCGGCATGTCCAAGCTCCATCATCTCATTCTGAACAACAACCAGCTCATGTATATTCACATAGGAGCCTTTAACGACCTCCTGGCCCTTGAAGAGCTTGATCTCTCCTACAACAATCTAGAGAGTGCCCCATGGGTGGCCATCCAGCACATGACTAGCCTGCATACCTTAAGTCTGGACCACAACATGATAGACTATATACCTGAGGGCACATTTTCAGGCCTCATGAAGCTCAAACGTTTGGATGTTACTTCCAACAAGCTTCAGAAGCTTCCACCTGATCCAGTCTTCCAGCGTGCAGGTGTTCTGGCCACATCAGGCGTTTTGGGTCCATCATCATTTGCGCTGAGCTTTGGGGGGAACCCATTACACTGCAACTGCGAGTTGCTGTGGTTGAGGAGACTACGGCGTGAGGATGACCTGGAGACTTGTGCTGCTCCACAGCACCTCTCGGGACGTTACTTCTGGACGGTGTCTGAAGAGGAGTTCCTGTGTGAGCCTCCCCTTATCACACGTCATTCCCAGGAGACCCGGGCATTGGAAGGCCAACATGTTACTCTGCGCTGTAAAGCACGGGGTGACCCAGATCCTGTAATTCACTGGATTGCCCCTGACGGTAGACTCGTATCCAACTCAACCCGAACAGTGGTGCACACTGATGGGACACTAGATATCGTCATCAGCACAGTGAAAGATTCTGGATCATTCACATGCGTGGCATCCAACCCTTCTGGAGAAGCACAGCAGACTGTTCAGCTATTTATCATCAAACTGCCACATTTCACTAATGACACAAGCTTAGTACAGGAGCCAGATCCTGGCTCCTCAGATATCGCTACGTCCACCAAATCAGGTGGAGATGGTGGCACTGCCATTAGCAACACCAAAGCTGGGCAGGAAAAACGGGTGCTGATTTCTGAAATTACATCCTCCTCTGCTCTAGTGAAATTTAACTTACAAAGGAATATACCAGGGATTCGGATGTTCCAAATCCAATACAATGGAACCTATGATGACTCGCTAGTCTACAGGTAAGACCAAAAGTTTGACATTTTACAACAGGTATCATTATGCATACATATATTCATATGCaatgtgtttttcatttcagtgtaaTGGCATTTTGGAAGCAGCAAACTGTGTAGGATATGTGTAAAACACAACATATACTAGTTAGCACCTACTAGAAGTAAGGAAGACTGTGGGATAACTCAGCAACAGTAATTTAAACAGTCCCCAGAGGTTAAGTGGTTCAGGTGTATGACATCACCACTCAGGCTATTGTATTAGAATTTTCTTAatttgtttccccctttttgCACTTCAGTTGAGCTCAATGAGCTCTAAGTACCAAAGTACTGATTTTCAGATTTTGCTGAACTTCTAAACCATGTGTCCTTGCAGAATGATCCCTCCTACCAGTAAAAACATCCTGGTGAACAACTTGGCGGCTGGGACGTCGTATGACCTCTGTGTGCTTGCAATCTATGATGACGCATTGACCACTCTCACAGCTACCCGCGTGGTGGGGTGTGTTCACTTTACAACAGAACCCCAGTACCTCCGGTGCCACTTCATGCAATCACAGTTCCTTGGAGGTACCATTGTAGTCATCATTGGAGGTATCATTGTGGCCTCAGTCTTGTCTTTCATCATTTTCCTTATTGTACGTTATCGAGTGTGCAACCAGGAGGGAGAGGACAAGGGAGTAGAGCTGGGAGAAATTCGTTCTCAGTCCAGGAGCGAGCAGCTGCAGGTCTGTGGAATCATCAAGTCCATGTCCAAGCAAGTTCTGGGTGTGGAGATGGATGCGTGTCGGAAGGTTTCTCCACAGCTGGAGTCAGTGGCCACATTAGGAACGACGTCTGGGCCTGGGCCTCGGCCCTCTAAACCTGCCCTTCCTGACTGCACCGTTACTACCTCTGCTGCCAGTCACAGCTGGCATCCTGCCTCCCCCAACTCCCAGCGTCCCATGCATGCTGCCTCACACAAACCTGCAGGCGTTCAAAAACCAGACACACAGATCAGTGTAGAACTTGACAATACCAACAAAAACAACTCAGCCAAGGTGCGTCCCAAATCTGCCCAAATACGAGCCTACTCCACCACAGTGATGCCAGTATCCAGAAGGGTACAGCTCGATTCCTCACGCTACATGACTGTTCCAGTGGGGTGTATGAGAGTGAGTCGCAGGCATTCTCTAAATGTAGACTCCTGTAAGCAGACCAGCTATGGGAGTCTCCCGCAGCAGACTGGCAGCCTTCGCTCCAAACGCAGTCTGTCCATGAGTGGTGGAGATCTTCCCCAGCTGGACGTTTCAGCCAAAATCCATGGAAAAAACTCATTGTCAAGGTCAGAATGGGTTCTAGAAAGCACACTTTAATtagttggtgttttttttttttttttttacaaccttATCACACTGGTTTTCGGTAGACATACAgaccattttattattataggtCAGACTAAAAACTCAAATCTTTTAAAAGTATCTGGTTTCTGTCTTGAACATGGCACTCTTATATAGTGGGACAAAAAGGCCACAGATtgatcaatgtttttttttttctttttctaaagaacaaacaaaatataattttctgCATATACTAAATAATGCAGTTGACATGTATATTACTTTGTTATATGGAGTAATCCATACAGTACATCCTGTATAAACATGTTatgttgtgtaaaataaaatgtgaaaagccCCTTTGTTTTCATCTGATATTTAAACAACGAAGTTTGGCAAGGTAACTATTATGCGATGTGATCAATAGTTAAAAATAATAGGCAGTGCATTTAgagaatataaatatttatttgctaaTAACTCACCCTGTAATCAATATTGTTCCTGATTACTCTCCATTATCAATATTGTGAGATTAGTGTAATGGTTTCTGCCCAATAACTGTTCTAAAgccatccaaacacacacaaaaacagctttAATTCCTGAATAATGCTCCAGCAATGTACACTGTACAGAAAGCATCATCTTATTTAATAATAGGCAGCTGCCAGGACTTGTGCTTATTAACTGCACAATGAAACTTAGGTAAATTGGGTAATTGGGTGTGGAGAGCAGTTTTAGATTCATAATTAACACAATTACTcttaaaatccacacacatcATGCCACACCAGCACAAATGTTGTTTAACAGCCCAAGCACAATTTATATGCACAATGCACAGAAGTAGCCTagttgagggggaaaaaaatctctgCATTTTCAGTCTGTACGCTGTAAAAATGATATCTTGGCAAGTAAATTAGTTTATTAAACCTCTTTCAGGAtcattttttactcatttcaagtttAAACGgatcttattctattggcagataattttgctcgttttgagtgtttatttatagaaagaAGAACGACGATAAAATATGTCTAGAAGTAGGTTTAATGGtcttatatttgttataatatatagtatataatataatatatatatatatatatatatatatatatatatatatatatatatatatatatatatatatataagtatataataaactcataatgagaaatatcCTAAAACATTGCTTTTATTCAATACATCAGCCCttgctaaaatattttttgcagtgtaatataaatgaataacagtctttatttatgatatttaaGTTACTGAACTGTGTGCCTCATGAGATCCATTGGCAAGATTTGAGGTTACAGAGTAGAAGTCAGGCATCGATACATCATGGAGTCTAACAAAGAGGCGATCAGAAAGCTGCATTGTCAATACTATTTCATTCTGATATTATCTCCAGTATGGAGAGATGAGCTCATGTTCTTTCTCGCTAGGTGGAGGTAATATATTTCATGGCTGAATAAGCCTGCAGGAGTGAATGTTGTGCAGTAATTATTTTTAGAAGTGTTAATCTTCAGCTCCCACGACAGCACTGAGTAGGAGAGGGGATCTCTCACAAGTATAGGCTCTCTGAGGTCTTCTGTTTGTTCAAAGGAATGGCAAGAAGGCTATGAAAGAGGCCATTCTAGTCCCAGAAGACTCGgctcccctccctttcccacTAGCTCTCATGCTTATACAAGCAGACCTTAAATTTGACACAGGCAAAGCGAGCCTGCATC
The sequence above is drawn from the Ictalurus punctatus breed USDA103 chromosome 25, Coco_2.0, whole genome shotgun sequence genome and encodes:
- the lrfn5b gene encoding leucine-rich repeat and fibronectin type-III domain-containing protein 5 — protein: METLFVYLMVMIMAVKAQKIQICPKRCICQVLPPNLATLCDKKGLLFVPPDIDRHTVELRLGDNFITTVKRKDFANMTKLVDLTLSRNTIGSITPHAFNDLENLRALHLDSNRLTRITNDTFSGMSKLHHLILNNNQLMYIHIGAFNDLLALEELDLSYNNLESAPWVAIQHMTSLHTLSLDHNMIDYIPEGTFSGLMKLKRLDVTSNKLQKLPPDPVFQRAGVLATSGVLGPSSFALSFGGNPLHCNCELLWLRRLRREDDLETCAAPQHLSGRYFWTVSEEEFLCEPPLITRHSQETRALEGQHVTLRCKARGDPDPVIHWIAPDGRLVSNSTRTVVHTDGTLDIVISTVKDSGSFTCVASNPSGEAQQTVQLFIIKLPHFTNDTSLVQEPDPGSSDIATSTKSGGDGGTAISNTKAGQEKRVLISEITSSSALVKFNLQRNIPGIRMFQIQYNGTYDDSLVYRMIPPTSKNILVNNLAAGTSYDLCVLAIYDDALTTLTATRVVGCVHFTTEPQYLRCHFMQSQFLGGTIVVIIGGIIVASVLSFIIFLIVRYRVCNQEGEDKGVELGEIRSQSRSEQLQVCGIIKSMSKQVLGVEMDACRKVSPQLESVATLGTTSGPGPRPSKPALPDCTVTTSAASHSWHPASPNSQRPMHAASHKPAGVQKPDTQISVELDNTNKNNSAKVRPKSAQIRAYSTTVMPVSRRVQLDSSRYMTVPVGCMRVSRRHSLNVDSCKQTSYGSLPQQTGSLRSKRSLSMSGGDLPQLDVSAKIHGKNSLSRSEWVLESTL